Part of the Mycolicibacterium mageritense genome is shown below.
GCTGGTAATTCCGGCGTCTCCTGAGGGAGACTAACGGCGTGTCCGCGCTGGCCTTCACCATCGTCGCGCTGGCACTGGTCGGACCAGTGCCAGCAATGCTGGCACGGGCGTCGTGGCCGTTGCGGGCGCCGCGCGCGGCCATCGTCCTGTGGCAGGCCGTCGCGCTGGCCGCGGTCCTCTCGGCGTTCTCGGCCGGCATCGCAATCGCCAGCCGCCTGTTCGTGCCGGGCCCGGACGGCCGTCCGACCGCGACCATCACGAGCGAGATCGAGGCCCTCGGCCTGCCGCTGTGGCTGCTCTACGTCGTGGTGTTCTCCCTGACCCTGTTCATCGGCGCCAGGTTGTGCGTCGCGGTCATCCAAGTCGCCATCGCAACCCGGCGCCGGCGCGCGCACCACCGCATGATGGTCGACCTGCTGAGTCGATCACGCGAGGCCGTGCCGCAGCATCTCTGTACACCGGCCAGCGGCCTGCGCATCCTCGACGTCGCACAGCCACTGGCCTATTGCCTGCCCGGCGTGCGGAGCCGGGTCGTGGTGAGCGAGGGCACCCTCACCACGCTGTCCGACCCCGAGATCACCGCGATCCTGACCCACGAACGCGCCCATCTGCGTGCCCGCCACGACCTCGTGCTCGAAATGTTCACCGCGGTCCACGCCGCATTCCCCCGGTTCGTCCGTAGCGCATCCGCGCTCGACGCGGTGCGGTTGCTGATCGAACTGCTTGCCGACGATGCCGCGGTGCGCACCGCGGGGCCGACACCGCTGGCCCGCGCGCTGGTGGCGTGTGCGTCCGGCCGCACGCCGTCGGGAGCACTGGCCGCGGGCGGCCCGACTACCGTGATCCGGGTGCGCCGCCTCGGCGGGAAGCCGAACAGTGTGCCGCTCGCGGTGACGGCCTACCTCGCCGCAGTCGCAGT
Proteins encoded:
- a CDS encoding M56 family metallopeptidase, coding for MSALAFTIVALALVGPVPAMLARASWPLRAPRAAIVLWQAVALAAVLSAFSAGIAIASRLFVPGPDGRPTATITSEIEALGLPLWLLYVVVFSLTLFIGARLCVAVIQVAIATRRRRAHHRMMVDLLSRSREAVPQHLCTPASGLRILDVAQPLAYCLPGVRSRVVVSEGTLTTLSDPEITAILTHERAHLRARHDLVLEMFTAVHAAFPRFVRSASALDAVRLLIELLADDAAVRTAGPTPLARALVACASGRTPSGALAAGGPTTVIRVRRLGGKPNSVPLAVTAYLAAVAVLVVPTVAVAVPWLTELHRLFAG